One Littorina saxatilis isolate snail1 linkage group LG14, US_GU_Lsax_2.0, whole genome shotgun sequence genomic region harbors:
- the LOC138946922 gene encoding peroxisomal membrane protein 11B-like yields MAALPLSKAVIKFNSHSQSRDKLYRTAQYSSKLAAWFLLRATGGGSVLEEKLRILEAALALSRKLFRMGNSLELGQKALDALSMPDVRLRNLAFTAQTLKAVWLLLDHAIWCGKIQLVTIDLPRWSKWSSWAWLIGLTASTAFDLLKLHQLQAKLDKFGVQGDSEGHPHDLADQVKVEMHTMRLNFWRDVCDVFIPLSALQYTGPGLGAFCGLVSSVIGFQLEWEKTIKPFKLRKS; encoded by the exons ATGGCAGCGTTGCCTTTATCAAAAGCTGTTATAAAGTTCAATTCTCACTCGCAGTCAAGGGATAAGCTTTACAG AACGGCACAGTACAGTTCCAAATTAGCAGCATGGTTCTTGCTGCGAGCGACAGGAGGAGGTTCTGTGTTGGAAGAAAAACTCCGGATACTGGAAGCAGCCCTAGCCTTGTCAAGAAAAT TGTTTCGAATGGGCAACAGCCTGGAGCTAGGCCAGAAAGCCCTTGATGCCCTTTCAATGCCGGACGTCCGACTTCGCAACTTGGCCTTCACAGCACAAACACTGAAAGCGGTGTGGCTTCTGCTGGACCATGCCATCTGGTGTGGAAAAATACAGCTTGTCACG ATTGACCTTCCTCGTTGGAGCAAATGGTCATCATGGGCGTGGCTCATCGGCTTAACTGCTTCAACCGCCTTTGACCTTCTCaaactgcaccaacttcaggcAAAACTGGACAAATTTGGTGTACAAGGTGACTCTGAAGGTCATCCCCATGACCTTGCTGATCAGGTCAAGGTCGAGATGCACACAATGAGGTTGAACTTCTGGAGGGATGTCTGTGACGTGTTTATTCCTCTGAGTGCTCTGCAGTACACAGGTCCCGGTTTGGGAGCGTTCTGCGGCCTGGTGTCGTCTGTGATAGGCTTTCAGCTGGAGTGGGAAAAAACCATCAAGCCTTTTAAACTGAGGAAAAGCTAG